AGATTGATCGAACCGCCGCCCAGCCTCTCCCGGCCGCGCCGTGAGCCGGCGGCCGAGCACAAGCACAGCCCCGATGAGCTGCACGGCATGGTCGAGGACATGATCACGTTGCTGGAAAGCACCGTGCAGCCGGAGCTGCGTAAGGGGCGCTACCCGGATCGCAAGACTGCTCGCCGGGTCGCCGAGGTTGTCCGGGCGGTGGCGCGGGAGTTCGAGTCCTAACGGGGTCGGGTGGTGCGCTGGCCCAATTGCGCCGAGCTGGCAACGCCGCGCCGTTCCAGGGTCACGGTCGGATCGATTCCGCCGCACTCGGTTTGACGAGACGACGACCGGCTAGCAGTTAGCCGGGTTGGCCGGCGCTGCCCGGGCTGCCGCCCATGCCGGGATTGCCGTCGGTGGTTTTCCCGTCGCCGCCCGTGCCGCCCTCACCGCCTGTGCCGCCGGCGCCACCCGCGCCGCCCGCTCCTCCGGCACCAACGCCACCGTCGCTGCCCGCGCGGCCAATCAGCCCGCCGGACCCGCCCTTGCCGCCGAGGGCGCCGGGGGCGCCGCCGTTGCCGCCGTTGCCGCCGGTGTTGCCGTTACCGCCAAACGCTGCGCCCGGACCACTGTTGGTGCCGCCACCACCGGCGCCTCCGGCACCTCCAGCACCACCGGAACCACCAGTACCACCGGCACCGGCCGTGCCGCCGACACCACCGGCGCCGCCGTTGCCGATGAGCAGCCCGCCAGCACCCCCGTTACCGCCCTGGCCGCCGATACCGCCTTCGCCACCGGTGCCGAGGGCGCTCGCGCCGTCACCGCCCACACCGCCATCGCCCCCGAACGCCTTGCGTGAACTGCCGGCGCTGTCGGTGTTGGCGGCACCGCCGTCGCCCCCGGCGCCGCCGCCGCCGCCGGGGGCACCGCTACCACCGGTACCACCGACTCCGCCCGCGCCGCCGGCGCCGCCGTCGCCGATCAGCAGCCCGCCGCGGCCACCGGCGCCCCCGGTTCCGCCCGCTCCGCCGGTACCGCCGGAAGCGAAGCTGTCGAAGCCGTTGCCGCCGCTGCCGCCGTTACCGGCTTCCGCGTTGCTGGGAGAATTGGTGCCCACCTGGGCATCCCCGCCTTCGCCGCCGGCGCCCCCCACACCGCCGGGGGCCTGGGCGTTCCCGCCGGCACCGCCGTTACCTCCTATGGCTGCATTGCCGATGGAAGCGGCGCTGCCGCCGGCGCCGCCAGCGCCGCCATAGGCGCCCTCACCCCCTTTGCCTCCCTCACCGCCCACGGCGTCGCCGTTGACGGTTGAGACGGCGTTCCCGCCAGACCCGCCAGCGCCGCCGGACGTCATCGCGTCGCCGGCATCGCCGGGGCCACCGTTACCGCCTATGGCGTTGCCGCCCAGCGTCTGGTCGGTGCCGGTACTGCCGGCATCAGCGGTGCCGGTGGGTGTGGGGTTGACGCCGTCTGCCCCGGCTGCCCCCATACCGCCCTGCCCGCCCGCGCCGCCAGAACCGAACAGGTAGGCGTTGCCGCCGGCACCTCCTGCTGCGCCCATACCGCCATTGACGCCGGCCACCCCGGTCCCCCCGAGCCCGCCGGCCCCGCCATTGCCGTATAACCACCCCCCGTTGCCGCCGACGCCGCCGACCGCGCCGGCCCCTCCGGCCCCCCCGGTCCCGCCGATGCCGATCAACCCGGCGCTGCCGCCGGCTCCGCCGGCTTGGCCGACCCCGCCGGACCCGCCATTGCCGCCGTTGCCATACAACAAGCCACCCGGCCCGCCGGCCTGCCCGGTACCCGGCGCACCATTGGTGCCGTTGCCGATCAGGGGGCGCCCGAGCAGCGTCTGCGTGGGCGCGTTGATCACATTCAACGCTTGCTGCAGCGGGGAGGCATTTGCGGCCTCGGCGCTACCATATGCGCCCGCAGCCGTGCTCAAGGCCTGGATAAACCGTTCATGAAACGCGGCCGCCTGCGTGCCGAGTGTCTGATAGGCCTGGGCGTGCCCGGAAAACAGCGACGCCACCGCTGCCGACACCTCGTCGGCGCCCGCGGCCAGCACTCCGGTGGTCGGGGCCAGCGCCGCGGCATTGGCCGCGCTCAACGTCGAGCCGATCTGCGCCAAATTGTTTGCTGCCGCTGCCACCATCTCCGGCGTCGCCAATACATACGACATCGCTGTCCTCCCGCAGGGTCTTCGTTGACCGATCGGCTGTTACTAACGTTAGCGCGAACGCGGGTCGGCGTCTCCAGTTTCTATTTCTTGACATGGAAAAACGGCGGCCCCGACCCTGCCTCAGCGTCGCAGCCGTCGTTGGCGGCGAGCACCGGTGACCGTGACTTTGGTAGCGGCCCGTCCGCAGTGGGTGCCACGTAGTATTCGGACAGATAGGTAGTGGTAGGCAACCTTCGTGATTCGTCAGCGAGGAGGCGGCGATGGCACAGCAAACTCAGGTCACCGAGGAGCAAGCGCGGGCCCTTGCCGAGGAATCTCGCGAAAGTGGTTGGGATAAACCGTCCTTCGCCAAAGAACTCTTTCTGGGCCGCTTTCCCTTAGGGCTCATACACCCATTTCCCAAGCCGTCGGACGCCGAGGAGGCCCGAACCGAGGCGTTTCTGGTCAAACTGCGGGAATTCCTCGACACCGTGGACGGCAGCGTCATCGAGCGTGCTGCCCAGATCCCCGACGAGTACGTGAAAGGCCTGGCCGAGCTGGGCTGTTTCGGCTTGAAGATTCCGTCCGAGTACGGCGGGTTGAACATGTCGCAAGTCGCCTACAACCGCGTGCTGATGATGGTCACGACGGTTCATTCCAGTCTTGGCGCGTTGTTGTCGGCGCATCAGTCGATCGGGGTACCTGAACCGCTCAAGCTTGCCGGGACTGCGGAACAGAAGCGGCGGTTCCTACCGCGGTGTGCGGCCGGCGCGATATCGGCCTTTTTACTAACCGAACCCGATGTGGGCTCCGATCCGGCGCGCATGGCATCGACGGCGACGCCGATCGATGACGGCCAGGCTTACGAGCTTGAGGGTGTGAAGTTGTGGACCACCAACGGTGTGGTAGCGGACCTGCTAGTGGTTATGGCGCGGGTACCGCGCAGTGAAGGGCACCGAGGGGGAATCAGCGCCTTTGTCGTCGAGGCTGATTCGCCCGGGATCACCGTGGAGCGGCGCAACAAGTTCATGGGACTGCGTGGCATCGAAAACGGCGTGACCCGGCTTCATCGCGTCAGGGTGCCCAAAGACAACTTGATCGGCAGGGAAGGCGACGGTCTGAAGATCGCGCTGACCACACTCAACGCCGGACGGCTGTCCCTACCGGCGATCGCAACCGGAGTTGCGAAACAGGCGCTGAAGATAGCGCGGGAATGGTCCGTCGAGCGAGTGCAATGGGGCAAGCCGGTTGGCCAACATGAAGCGGTAGCCAGCAAGATCTCGTTCATTGCCGCCACCAATTACGCGCTCGATGCGGTGGTCGAGCTGTCCAGTCAGATGGCCGACGAAGGCCGCAACGACATCCGGATCGAGGCTGCGCTGGCTAAATTGTGGTCCAGTGAGATGGCCTGCCTGGTTGGCGATGAGTTGCTACAGATCCGCGGTGGCCGCGGATACGAGACCGCCGAATCCCTCGCCGCGCGCGGTGAGCGGGCGGTA
Above is a window of Mycobacterium tuberculosis H37Rv DNA encoding:
- the cspB gene encoding cold shock-like protein CspB, which encodes MPTGKVKWYDPDKGFGFLSQEGGEDVYVRSSALPTGVEALKAGQRVEFGIASGRRGPQALSLRLIEPPPSLSRPRREPAAEHKHSPDELHGMVEDMITLLESTVQPELRKGRYPDRKTARRVAEVVRAVAREFES
- the fadE10 gene encoding acyl-CoA dehydrogenase yields the protein MAQQTQVTEEQARALAEESRESGWDKPSFAKELFLGRFPLGLIHPFPKPSDAEEARTEAFLVKLREFLDTVDGSVIERAAQIPDEYVKGLAELGCFGLKIPSEYGGLNMSQVAYNRVLMMVTTVHSSLGALLSAHQSIGVPEPLKLAGTAEQKRRFLPRCAAGAISAFLLTEPDVGSDPARMASTATPIDDGQAYELEGVKLWTTNGVVADLLVVMARVPRSEGHRGGISAFVVEADSPGITVERRNKFMGLRGIENGVTRLHRVRVPKDNLIGREGDGLKIALTTLNAGRLSLPAIATGVAKQALKIAREWSVERVQWGKPVGQHEAVASKISFIAATNYALDAVVELSSQMADEGRNDIRIEAALAKLWSSEMACLVGDELLQIRGGRGYETAESLAARGERAVPVEQMVRDLRINRIFEGSSEIMRLLIAREAVDAHLTAAGDLANPKADLRQKAAAAAGASGFYAKWLPKLVFGEGQLPTTYREFGALATHLRFVERSSRKLARNTFYGMARWQASLEKKQGFLGRIVDIGAELFAISAACVRAEAQRTADPVEGEQAYELAEAFCQQATLRVEALFDALWSNTDSIDVRLANDVLEGRYTWLEQGILDQSEGTGPWIASWEPGPSTEANLARRFLTVSPSSEAKL
- the PE_PGRS15 gene encoding PE-PGRS family protein PE_PGRS15 (Member of the Mycobacterium tuberculosis PE family, PGRS subfamily of ala-, gly-rich proteins), which encodes MSYVLATPEMVAAAANNLAQIGSTLSAANAAALAPTTGVLAAGADEVSAAVASLFSGHAQAYQTLGTQAAAFHERFIQALSTAAGAYGSAEAANASPLQQALNVINAPTQTLLGRPLIGNGTNGAPGTGQAGGPGGLLYGNGGNGGSGGVGQAGGAGGSAGLIGIGGTGGAGGAGAVGGVGGNGGWLYGNGGAGGLGGTGVAGVNGGMGAAGGAGGNAYLFGSGGAGGQGGMGAAGADGVNPTPTGTADAGSTGTDQTLGGNAIGGNGGPGDAGDAMTSGGAGGSGGNAVSTVNGDAVGGEGGKGGEGAYGGAGGAGGSAASIGNAAIGGNGGAGGNAQAPGGVGGAGGEGGDAQVGTNSPSNAEAGNGGSGGNGFDSFASGGTGGAGGTGGAGGRGGLLIGDGGAGGAGGVGGTGGSGAPGGGGGAGGDGGAANTDSAGSSRKAFGGDGGVGGDGASALGTGGEGGIGGQGGNGGAGGLLIGNGGAGGVGGTAGAGGTGGSGGAGGAGGAGGGGTNSGPGAAFGGNGNTGGNGGNGGAPGALGGKGGSGGLIGRAGSDGGVGAGGAGGAGGAGGTGGEGGTGGDGKTTDGNPGMGGSPGSAGQPG